From a region of the Drosophila ananassae strain 14024-0371.13 chromosome XL, ASM1763931v2, whole genome shotgun sequence genome:
- the LOC116655163 gene encoding uncharacterized protein LOC116655163 codes for MNMTTHEANERRTMMQQHLEQLQPLMSLPPANWEELQQAVRVNVAEAMEDFYRRHARALRKLELIIETELLPKLKGIPPDGRASKETRRTAELVKRLLCRVARLRPVIMVRMPVQDKRSGGTSSTSATAATAANLMYKIRRRAGRTASGATMPLIEPRWPRKCPQNLHHIGHTLLRPSHEPRYTIWQRQNQRGRNMAFKKSSYTTPLNRHKDFPPILDTATGRRWRAIHTTSTPPIFYD; via the coding sequence ATGAACATGACTACCCACGAGGCTAACGAGAGAAGGACAATGATGCAGCAGCACCTGGAGCAGCTCCAGCCCCTGATGTCCCTGCCGCCGGCCAACTGGGAGGAGCTCCAGCAAGCCGTTCGGGTGAACGTGGCCGAGGCCATGGAGGACTTCTACCGGAGACATGCCAGGGCGCTCCGCAAGCTGGAGCTGATCATCGAGACGGAGCTGTTGCCGAAACTGAAGGGCATACCGCCAGACGGAAGAGCCAGCAAGGAGACCAGGAGGACCGCGGAGCTGGTGAAGCGGCTGCTCTGCCGGGTGGCACGCCTGCGTCCCGTGATCATGGTGCGGATGCCCGTTCAGGATAAGCGGAGCGGCGGGACAAGCTCGACTTCCGCAACAGCCGCCACAGCGGCCAACCTTATGTACAAGATTAGACGACGAGCTGGGAGAACGGCCAGTGGTGCCACAATGCCACTGATCGAACCACGATGGCCGCGCAAGTGCCCCCAGAACTTGCACCACATCGGACACACACTGCTCAGGCCGAGCCACGAACCACGTTACACCATTTGGCAGCGACAGAATCAGCGCGGCAGGAATATGGCTTTCAAGAAGTCCTCCTACACCACGCCACTGAACCGACACAAGGACTTCCCACCCATCCTGGACACCGCAACTGGACGGCGGTGGAGGGCTATCCACACTACCAGCACACCTCCCATATTCTACGACTGA